The following are encoded together in the Girardinichthys multiradiatus isolate DD_20200921_A chromosome X, DD_fGirMul_XY1, whole genome shotgun sequence genome:
- the LOC124862320 gene encoding zinc finger protein 771-like, producing the protein MTKLQLLSAYLTERLTAVVKEVLDVVEDTVAQYREETARTRLENESLRRQLRDILLLEAETEWLRSTQAGLGFVPPEQPLGEVKPRTHIEEPDSTLTQSRPPPVSVQLLSVQKETPSAPIHHPGDKRPAEPWDQIPKPNLLQETFGRTSPLLCQLSLNPPRIHTEVPALREEPQVQPPARVKAEPEEASEADSPAESVMANVHVATEESGFENTAKEDQMLVPAADQQDASRTRMTSQEMQPPDGAQVTGFIPELVHRCPRCGEAFNHTAGLRFHLEQKRKTYACDWCCKSFAQSADLRRHLRTHTGERPHRCTFCSKSFSQRGNLRRHLRIHTGERPYSCPFCCRTFSDGDTMKKHKRTHSGEKPYRCARCSKTFTSASGLQLHLKKDLCFLAST; encoded by the exons ATGACCAAACTGCAGCTGCTCAGTGCCTACCTGACGGAGCGGCTCACCGCGGTGGTAAAGGAGGTACTGGACGTGGTGGAGGACACGGTGGCCCAGTACCGGGAGGAGACGGCCAGAACCAGGCTGGAGAACGAGAGCCTGCGGAGGCAGCTGCGGGACATCCTGCTGCTGGAGGCCGAGACCGAGTGGCTGA GGTCGACCCAGGCTGGTCTGGGGTTTGTACCTCCAGAGCAGCCTCTCGGTGAGGTGAAACCCAGAACCCACATAGAGGAACCAGACTCCACCCTAACTCAGTCCAGACCTCCACCGGTTTCTGTGCAGCTTCTGTCGGTTCAGAAGGAAACACCATCAGCACCAATCCACCATCCAGGAGATAAGAGACCTGCAGAACCCTGGGATCAGATACCAAAACCCAACCTGCTGCAGGAGACATTTGGGAGGACATCTCCTCTGCTGTGTCAACTGTCCCTGAATCCTCCCAGGATCCACACAGAGGTCCCAGCTCTCAGGGAGGAGCCACAGGTCCAGCCCCCTGCACGGGTCAAAGCTGAACCTGAGGAAGCAAGCGAAGCTGACAGTCCAGCTGAGTCCGTAATGGCAAACGTTCATGTTGCCACAGAAGAGTCAGGCTTCGAAAACACAGCTAAAGAAGACCAGATGTTGGTGCCAGCAGCAGATCAGCAGGATGCTTCCAGAACCAGGATGACCTCCCAGGAGATGCAGCCACCTGATGGTGCCCAGGTCACCGGGTTCATCCCCGAGCTCGTTCACCGCTGCCCGCGCTGCGGGGAGGCGTTCAACCACACCGCCGGGCTCCGCTTCCACCTGGAGCAGAAGAGGAAGACCTACGCCTGTGACTGGTGCTGCAAGTCCTTTGCTCAGTCGGCCGACCTACGGCGCCACCTGCGAACGCACACGGGCGAGCGACCGCACCGCTGCACCTTTTGCTCCAAAAGCTTCAGTCAGAGAGGAAACCTGCGGCGCCACCTGCGCATTCACACCGGCGAACGTCCGTACAGCTGCCCATTCTGCTGCCGCACCTTCAGCGATGGAGACACCATGAAGAAGCACAAGCGGACACACTCAGGAGAAAAACCTTACCGCTGCGCACGCTGCTCCAAGACCTTCACCAGTGCCAGCGGTCTGCAGCTGCACCTCAAGAAGGACCTGTGCTTCCTGGCAAGCACCTGA